ATTCAGTGAAGCAATTACTCAAAAAAGATGCTAAGGGAAGAGAGAGCTACTTCACACTTGTCAGTTACATGATTTTCATTCTTGGAAACATTTAATCCTTTTGTGCCTGAATTATGTTAGCAGAAAACCTTGTGAAATAAAGATGAGTGATGAACCTCCCCAGTGATTCATACATTTGGGAAGCTAGACTTctggaaatagaagaaaaaatagggaagtgcaataaaataagtTTCTTAAGAATATACTTTGATGAAGGATCAAAAGTAGAAATTCCTTTGGCCGGTCTTTATAAAGTAGCAACTCTACTTTCCTTTCACTTCCACACTTAGCTTGGACTCTTGGTTAAGatagaaagttagaaaaaaaaaatgagttgaatGATTGCATTCTAGTTAATCGCTACCTGGTCGAGTAAATTAGGGGACGCAATTAAGCTCTTTAAAGGAACTCTAGAACCAGTACGGCTCTGTGTGGTGACGGTTGGTATTTGAGTTACTGGCAAAAACTAGGAATAGAATTGGCTCTTCACTTCCATTTAGAGCTGGGTTCCCTCAAAATGCATTCAGTTATTTTCTTGATGGTCTAtggttttatttccaaaatttgcattttatgcAGAGTAGCAACTTAAAAAACTCTGCTGAATGACGTATGGTGGGATTTCTCTAGTTGGTCTTGTGAAACTGGGAGGAATCTATTCTCTTGACTTTTAATTTGGCTTAAGATTTACTTTTTTCcctgacaaaaataaaacaaaagatattaGTTATATCATAAGCAATATAGATTGTAAATTGATACCAACCAATGTCATATGTAATTGTATTTGACTCTGtccaaatttttatattatttcatacctcagtttttttttgttgataaaataattataaatgtatctGTCCTCCTTTTCTTGAAGGGCAGGTGCtataaatttttgtaaatttagaatttttcaatTGATTAAATGTGTTATGCTATTTGAACCTGTGTTACAGGAGAGTGTTAATGTGTTAATGtcaagtaaaaattaaattaaagattgggttaagtaaaaaaaaaaggtaagagctTCCAACAATATCCATGCAAAGTAAATATCTAATAAAAGTGAGAtattattaatactattattattgttacaatCATTTATAGTTGAACTCAATTCAGTATGACTGAACTATAATAGGATGGGCTTTTAGTAAGgcccaatataaaaatatattttatagtaataTGACAAATATCTGAAAACccagatattttccatttttttcacctATGAATTCCTACATTTCTATACTatgtccaaaatatatataaaatatttcaacacaAAATGGAAATTGGCTTTTTCTTGATGCTctatataaagaacattttttttcctggactttttttgggttgTCATTAGTTTTAGCAGGATGTAGTGCCCTGTGTGCCCTGTGTTTAAACTTGTAGGGAGCATGACATTATTTCTCAGGCATTGTGGCCTTATGAAGAAGGTATTCTAACTGTTATTCAAAATTCATATTGggaaaaacataaatacataaatatataatacaagcAGAATGTCATGAGTTTTATGAGAGGTTTGAATAGCCATGGAAATGCTGAGGGCAAAGATGAATTCCATTTGAAGGGATCACTTCCTCTAGATCTCTTTAAATAATTTACCATCAATTGAAATTAATTATTCCTAATGACCctcaattaattttctttctttctttctttctttctttctttctttctttctttctttccttctttctttctttttttaagacagagtctctgccacccagactgaagtgcagtggcatgatcttggctcactgcaacttccaactctcCAGCTCAAGTGATTattatacctcagcctcccgaatagctgggattacaggtgcacgccaccacaccctgctaattttttgtatttttagtagagatggggtttcatcatgttggccaggctggtctcgaactcctggcctcaggttatcctcccacctcggcctcccacagtgttgggattacaggcatgagaccctGCACCCAGCCTACGTTCTTTTTTCACACTATTTTACCTTTAACCCATTTTGGTTAAGGAAAACACTGGAATGTGACACAATTGTGAGAAGAATAATAGATATATCATAAATGATGTAGTTGATAAGTTAATCTTGGTATCATTTTAGGGCTCAAAGGAGAACGTGGGGACCAAGGAATTCCAGGATACCCAGGAAAACCTGGAGTACAAGGTAGGGCATCAAATATATCTACTGTGAGTAGTCATATGTGCAGTATAGCCCTTCATTCTCTCctgtttgtatttaaaattatcagaGAGGTaagcttaaaatacaaattactgTTATCCTTCTAAGAATTCAGTGTATTGACTCGATGAAGGAGCACTGGTCTAGGAATTTGGAGACCAGGTAATAGTATCTGTGCTCTGCTTCTTTCTCTAGCTgccaagggaaaataaaaatccctGACTTGTTCTGGGTCTGTTTCCTTGCCAGTAAGAATTTAGGCTTGAATGGACAATGTGGGGATTTAGGAGAATGCCTGGGTTAGGCCAAAATGCAAAGGGTAATGGAATACAATGAACAAGTACAGTCCTAATATTCTTTATTATCTTAAaagtggaaaacaaaaagaactagaTATATGTCATCTGAATATAAGCTACTGTTTCTTAGAAGCATTAACGATTCCCCTTCTAAGAGAATGATATAATATAAACTGTTCATTGTCAGAGCCTCCTAGGCACAGGTATTACTGAGGCAAGAACCAGGTTTCCAGGTCCTAATTAGtagttttatttctacttttttgagcTCTGTGGTAATAGCATGCTGTTTATAGCCTATGTGAtccttaaacattattttaattttccatttcagGTGAACTTGGCCCTAAGGGAGATAAAGGAAACATTGGTTTGGCAGGAGTGAAAGGACAAAAAGGCTCCAAGGGAGACACATGTGGGAATTGTaccaaaggagaaaaaggagaccAAGGGGCTGTGGGCTCACCAGGCCTGCACGGAGGGCCTGGCGccaagggagagaagggggagatGGGGGAGAAAGGCTACTGTGGAGATtctggggagagaggaggaaaaggacaGAAAGGTGAGGCAggtataaaaggagaaaaaggtaGCAAAGGGGACAGTGGAATGGAAGGCAAAAGTGGTAACAGTGGTCTGCCTGGGGCCAAAGGTGATCCAGGGGTtaaaggagaaaagggagagtTAGGTCCTCCTGGTCTCCTGGGACCTACTGGGCCAAAGGGTGACAATGGCAGTAAAGGGGTCCGAGGCCCCATTGGGAAGAAGGGCTCTCGGGGCTTTAAAGGCTCCAAGGGTGAGGTGACTAGAGTGCCCCAGTCAGCTTTCAGTGCTGCTTTGTCAAAGCCTTTCCCTCCTCCAAACATCCCCATCAAATTTGACAAAGTTCTCTATAATGACCAAGGGAGTTATAGTCCTGTCACTGGGAAGTTTAACTGCTCTATTCCTGGGACATATGTTTTTTCCTACCATGTTACTGTGAGGGGCCGACCTGCTCGAATCAGTCTGGTGGCCCAGAATAAGAAGCAGTTCAAGTCCAGAGAAACTCTGTATGGTCAGGAAATAGACCAGGCATCTCTCCTCATTATCTTGAAATTAAGTGCAGGAGACCAAGTCTGGCTTGAAGTGTCAAAAGATTGGAATGGGGTGTATGTCAGTGCTGAGGATGACAGCATTTTTACTGGTTTCCTTTTGTACCCAAAGGAAACTTCTGGAATTTCACCATAAGTTTGTGTCTTGAATCCCGTAGTTTAGATTTAGTGGAATAGGTCAATTAACATAGACTAgtgctattaaaaaataacttcaattttttcaagactataaaataatacagaatttaaaaaaaaatgtcacttaGAGTCAATCGTTATTTCTATTTTAAGGCacctcctttaaaaatatttatatatatttcagaacATATGTCTATTAACTTTGTAGCTAGGCTTTAAAATTTAGCATTATAATATCAGCATTACCCATGCCatttaagtataataataatatctgtaTACAAAATATGAATGAGATTTATAGTTAATAAATGTGTTCttactaaatattttctatatctcAGATAAATGtatgtcatttctttttgtgtaaaTTGCATAGTATGACAGCAAGTTTTTGACTCTCTTGGATGGGTTGTCTTCTGACAAAATGGAACTCTTCTCATGTTGGTTTAATTCACGGAGATGACACAGAAAGGGTGGCAAAGACTAGCTAAAGGATATTAAAAATTTATCAGTGT
This is a stretch of genomic DNA from Saimiri boliviensis isolate mSaiBol1 chromosome 9, mSaiBol1.pri, whole genome shotgun sequence. It encodes these proteins:
- the OTOL1 gene encoding otolin-1; translation: MWMFTWLCAILIILAIAGMNTIAKTTPYTKFTKKSEEREMPKDIKPSSGPPPQEEEILFTEMAEMAEPITKPSALDSVFGTATLFPFENFTLDTADFFLNCCDCCSPVPGQKGERGETGKPGPKGEAGNLGIPGPPGVAGPQGPKGYKGEKGLKGERGDQGIPGYPGKPGVQGELGPKGDKGNIGLAGVKGQKGSKGDTCGNCTKGEKGDQGAVGSPGLHGGPGAKGEKGEMGEKGYCGDSGERGGKGQKGEAGIKGEKGSKGDSGMEGKSGNSGLPGAKGDPGVKGEKGELGPPGLLGPTGPKGDNGSKGVRGPIGKKGSRGFKGSKGEVTRVPQSAFSAALSKPFPPPNIPIKFDKVLYNDQGSYSPVTGKFNCSIPGTYVFSYHVTVRGRPARISLVAQNKKQFKSRETLYGQEIDQASLLIILKLSAGDQVWLEVSKDWNGVYVSAEDDSIFTGFLLYPKETSGISP